The window TGAGTGCGTTcctgttgagccattttgcgtttcaaattactccagctGCATAttaccactttctaattttctgaaGTTTAAGAGTGTTAAAAAAGGAAGAATAACCTTACAATTAAATTTAACTCCACCCAAACTTTATATAAAAGACTTCAAAGGATTCATTTAGCAAAGAATTCCTTGTCAGTTTGCttgatgtcacagtgtcagtggtcatagattcCTTCGATGTCTTAGACTGTTGTAAAAGTGAAAgatttatacgatctgaagtgaaacaagagtgtttttaacctgaacagatctattagtcaGTATGTAGTGACAGTgacagcaccacctactgccaaaaggaggtaagccttgttttacaactttaattcgattaacattacattttcactgtctacACTTGATGGCGTGGACCGTAATGTGTAATTAGTGGGCGTGGTCCAGAGCCGCCTGGGggacgcaggaagtgatgtTTATCCATCCCGCGGTGCACGAAACGCACGCAACACGGAGCCGTTTCGCCCGGTGCCTGTTCGCCCTCCAAGCAAAACGCTTCAGGTTCACCAGGACACTGATTCTGTACataaaagacatttaaacacTGAAGGCTgcactttaaaggttcagtgtgcacaatgtagtgacatctagtggtgaagtgtcagttcaccccccccccttccaaacatgaaagagaacctgtggaagcttcagttgtcataaaaactcaaaaggtttagtttgtccagtcggggctactgtaaaaaacatggctgcctccgtagagaggagccCCTCCTGATGGAAATacaaagtgtttaaatataaaatgtttaaatataaagtatttaaatataaaagtccCATTctcgggtaaagaaaacaactcttctacagtttagatgaaaacatcattaggattatttctgccaatagaaactttcacctgaatcttacacactggagctTTACATAAAATTAACTtcttactttattttgaaaacaggaTGTTGGAACTCCCTGGTTACGTCGGAGCAGTGCGCTGAACGCggggctgtgattggctgagaggcaGCACCGCGTGACGAGACGCCGGCGCTCCCACaacaggaagaaggagaagaaggagaaggtgaggaagaggaggaggaagaagaagacgtgTGACCATGGCTCTGGGGGACTGTTGGAAACAGCTGTCCTGGTTTTATTACCAGTATCTGCTGGTGACCGCGCTCTACATGCTGGAGCCCTGGGAGCGGACGGTGTTCAGTATCCTTCCTCtctgctaacatgctaacaggctaaccgAGCTGCCATTAGCTTTTCTAACAGGATCGTTTTTAAACAATGTGAATTCCAGTGAAGACGTTTTACTCATGACTactagtttgtgtgtaattcgGTTTAAACACCTTGTACCTCGTGTGTCCTCGTGTAGAGAGCGAACCGGTTCGAGTCTGATTAGAGAACAAGCAGCGACTCATCCGGAAGTCTGTCATGTTCCGATCTGTGAGAGAGCAACGTGTTTTTAATCCGTAttcatccatgtgtgtgtttctaatgaCGAACTGGTTCCAGACGAACTGGTTCCAGATTATAAACTGTCTCTGAACGGCTCCAAGGACCAGAGGAGGTCGTCGTGAAGCTCGTGTTGAAGGAAACTTTTCAACTTCAGCCAAGTGTCACCAGAGTGTCACCATCTttgtttatactgtatttgAACAGAAGAACACGTGGGGTTctacacagtaacacacagataCTAACATACACGACATCGTTGTTGTTCCATATCCTGTAGAAGTTAAAGATATTCAAAGTTTACAGCCTTTTTGTTGGatatcttttgtttgtttaccacAAGCAAATCCACAAGTGGCAGAAACATGAGTCATTGATTACAGAGCGAGTTCTGTGGAGTGCCCCCTACTGGACTCCTCCAGTAACACACCTAGCCTCAGTGAACAATAACGCTCACCACACAGCCAGTTCTCGTCACGTACGCGTCGTCACACGACAACATTAAAGCCCAGTTCATGCCTCTGCCTGCGATTCACACTCTATATTTAGCGTGTGGTGTTCATGGAGTCACGGCTGCACTCTGATCTGCGGTGGAGGAGGACGTCAGTGTCACATGACGTCCTCCTGCCGTTGGTTCCCCCCTCAGCCGGGGACCTGGTCTCCCCTCAGGCTcaggtgtggttgtgtggtttaGTCTCAGGCTGCTGCCGTATTGTTACCGCCCGCCTCGGGGATCCTGCTGCTGACGGTGTCAACACGTCGATCCACGGAAAGTTAATCggtaaagatttaaaaagtaaatgatCCGGTGCTGGAAACAGCCTCATGAGTGCTCAGGTGAAACAGATGAGGTTTATTCTCTGTTcgttcagactgaaacacaaccccagagttttcaGACTCAAACGTTTACACAAGTCTCAGATTTAGAGgctggagtagtgtggacgcctggcgtaaccatagcaacagcgGTGCATCGTTAAAGTA of the Hippoglossus stenolepis isolate QCI-W04-F060 chromosome 10, HSTE1.2, whole genome shotgun sequence genome contains:
- the sptssa gene encoding serine palmitoyltransferase small subunit A, whose protein sequence is MALGDCWKQLSWFYYQYLLVTALYMLEPWERTVFNSLLVSVAGMAVYTGYVFMPQHIMAILHYFEVIQ